The following coding sequences lie in one Mycobacterium sp. DL440 genomic window:
- a CDS encoding thiamine-phosphate kinase, which produces MTGETIGDDSGDDIGDTLAGAGEFVVIDRLVAGRGQADAVMLGPGDDAAVVAAADGRTVVSTDMLVQDRHFRLDWSTPHDIGRKAIAQNVADIEAMGGRPTAFVVAFGAPPDTSVVAAAELSDGLWDEARRLGASIAGGDLVSAPLWVISVTVLGDLGGREPVRRSGARAGDTVAVAGELGRSAAGYALWEHGVEGSVGFGELRQRHLTPQPPYGQGARAADAGATAMTDVSDGLLADLGHIATDSGVGIDLDSSRLDTDRLAVAEAATAVGADPLAWVLGGGEDHALAATFPGAPPPGWRAIGRVIESPARVLVDGDAWAGNAGWQSFD; this is translated from the coding sequence ATGACCGGCGAGACAATCGGCGATGATTCCGGTGACGACATCGGCGACACCCTGGCGGGAGCGGGGGAATTCGTCGTCATCGACCGGTTGGTGGCCGGACGCGGGCAAGCTGATGCCGTGATGCTGGGCCCGGGCGACGACGCGGCTGTGGTGGCTGCTGCCGACGGCCGCACGGTGGTCTCCACCGACATGTTGGTGCAGGACCGCCATTTTCGGCTGGACTGGTCGACTCCGCACGACATCGGGCGCAAGGCCATCGCCCAGAACGTGGCCGACATCGAAGCGATGGGCGGGCGGCCCACCGCATTCGTGGTGGCGTTCGGTGCACCGCCCGACACCTCCGTCGTGGCCGCAGCGGAACTGTCCGACGGACTGTGGGACGAGGCGCGCCGGCTGGGCGCCAGCATCGCCGGCGGGGATCTCGTCAGCGCCCCGCTGTGGGTGATATCGGTCACGGTCCTCGGTGACCTCGGCGGCCGGGAACCGGTGCGCCGCAGCGGTGCCCGCGCCGGCGACACTGTCGCGGTGGCAGGCGAGTTAGGACGATCGGCGGCCGGATACGCGTTGTGGGAGCACGGCGTCGAAGGGTCCGTCGGGTTCGGGGAACTGCGGCAGCGGCACCTGACCCCGCAGCCGCCATACGGTCAGGGTGCCCGGGCCGCCGATGCCGGGGCCACCGCCATGACCGATGTCTCCGACGGCCTGCTCGCCGACCTGGGCCACATCGCGACGGACTCCGGAGTCGGCATCGACCTGGACAGCAGCCGGCTCGACACTGATCGCCTGGCGGTCGCCGAGGCAGCCACGGCAGTGGGCGCCGACCCATTGGCATGGGTTTTGGGTGGTGGCGAGGACCATGCGCTGGCCGCAACCTTCCCCGGTGCACCACCGCCCGGCTGGCGGGCCATCGGACGGGTGATCGAAAGCCCGGCAAGGGTGCTCGTCGACGGCGACGCGTGGGCGGGAAATGCGGGATGGCAGTCGTTCGACTGA
- the leuD gene encoding 3-isopropylmalate dehydratase small subunit: MEAFGTHTGIGVPLRRSNVDTDQIIPAVYLKRVTRTGFEDGLFAAWRTDPSFILNLSPFDKGSVLVAGPDFGTGSSREHAVWALMDYGFRVVISSRFADIFRGNAGKAGLLAAEVAQDDVELLWKLIEQNPGLEITVNLQDRNVVAGTVVLPFRIDDYTAWRLLEGLDDIGLTLRKLSSIEDFEERRPTWKPRTLPA, translated from the coding sequence ATGGAGGCTTTTGGCACTCACACCGGCATCGGCGTCCCGCTGCGGCGGTCCAATGTCGACACCGACCAGATCATCCCCGCGGTCTATTTGAAGCGGGTGACCCGAACAGGTTTCGAAGACGGATTGTTCGCCGCCTGGCGCACAGATCCGTCGTTCATTCTGAATCTTTCGCCATTCGACAAAGGCTCGGTGTTGGTCGCTGGACCCGATTTCGGTACCGGATCGTCACGCGAACATGCCGTCTGGGCGCTCATGGACTATGGATTCCGGGTGGTTATCTCATCCCGATTCGCAGATATTTTCCGCGGCAACGCCGGCAAGGCCGGGCTATTGGCCGCCGAAGTCGCCCAAGACGATGTCGAGCTCTTATGGAAGCTCATCGAGCAGAATCCAGGGCTGGAAATCACTGTGAATCTTCAAGATCGAAATGTCGTCGCCGGAACGGTTGTGTTGCCGTTCAGAATTGACGACTACACGGCCTGGCGGCTGCTCGAGGGGCTCGACGATATAGGCCTTACGCTGCGGAAACTCTCTTCGATCGAGGATTTCGAGGAGCGCCGCCCGACCTGGAAGCCGCGCACTCTGCCGGCCTGA
- a CDS encoding NUDIX hydrolase, with product MKLVPAAGAVLWRGGEDAAGGAVTEVAVIHRPRYDDWSLPKGKVELNETDPVAAVREVHEETGYTAQLGRRLGSISYDIPQGTKRVWYWAARATGGDFTPNDEVDKLIWLPVDAAMDQLGYPHDRKMLRRFEKHPPDTNTVLIVRHGTAGRRSRFKGDDRKRPLDKKGRAQAEALVGQLLAFGATTLYAADRLRCHQTLEPLAQELGVDIHNEPALTEEAYSSDHKAGRSRVLELATRAGTPVICTQGKVIPDLISWWCSRSQVRPQTTGNRKGSTWVLSMTDGRLVAADHLGSPLPTGG from the coding sequence ATGAAGCTCGTGCCCGCGGCGGGCGCCGTGTTGTGGCGCGGCGGTGAGGACGCCGCAGGCGGGGCCGTGACCGAGGTGGCCGTGATCCACCGTCCGCGATACGACGATTGGTCCCTGCCCAAGGGCAAGGTCGAGTTGAACGAAACCGACCCGGTGGCCGCGGTACGCGAGGTTCATGAAGAGACCGGATACACAGCACAACTGGGCCGCCGGCTCGGTTCGATCTCGTATGACATCCCGCAGGGCACCAAACGGGTCTGGTACTGGGCGGCCCGCGCCACCGGAGGAGACTTCACCCCCAACGACGAGGTGGACAAGCTGATCTGGCTGCCGGTGGATGCTGCGATGGACCAGCTGGGCTACCCGCATGATCGAAAAATGTTGCGCCGCTTCGAGAAACACCCGCCCGACACCAATACGGTGCTCATCGTGCGGCACGGTACGGCCGGACGGCGCTCCCGTTTCAAGGGCGACGACCGCAAACGTCCGTTGGACAAGAAGGGCCGGGCGCAGGCCGAGGCCCTGGTCGGTCAACTACTGGCATTCGGTGCCACAACGCTTTACGCGGCCGACCGGTTGCGCTGTCATCAGACCCTGGAGCCCCTGGCACAGGAACTCGGGGTGGACATTCACAACGAGCCGGCGCTGACCGAGGAGGCGTACAGCTCAGACCACAAGGCCGGCCGCAGCCGTGTGCTGGAACTCGCGACCCGGGCGGGAACCCCGGTGATCTGTACCCAGGGCAAGGTGATTCCCGATCTCATCTCGTGGTGGTGCTCGCGGTCACAGGTGCGTCCGCAGACCACCGGAAATCGCAAGGGCAGCACCTGGGTGCTGTCGATGACCGACGGCCGACTGGTCGCCGCGGACCATCTCGGCAGTCCCCTGCCTACCGGCGGCTAA
- a CDS encoding HU family DNA-binding protein, whose product MNKAELIDVLTTKLGTDRRQATAAVENVVDTIVRAVHKGESVTITGFGVFEQRRRAARVARNPRTGETVKVKPTSVPAFRPGAQFKAVVAGAQRLPADGPAVKRGVTAGPAKRTAAKKTVAKKAPAKKAAVKKAPAKKAATKAPAKKAAVKKAPAKKAAVKKAPAKKAATKAPAKKAAVKKAPAKKAATKAPAKKAATKAPAKKVAAKKAPAKKGRK is encoded by the coding sequence ATGAACAAAGCGGAGCTCATCGACGTACTCACAACCAAACTGGGCACCGATCGTCGGCAGGCTACCGCCGCGGTGGAGAACGTTGTGGACACCATCGTCCGCGCGGTGCACAAGGGCGAAAGCGTCACGATCACCGGCTTCGGTGTTTTCGAGCAGCGCCGTCGCGCTGCTCGTGTGGCGCGTAACCCGCGCACCGGCGAGACGGTGAAGGTCAAGCCCACCTCGGTGCCGGCGTTCCGTCCGGGCGCTCAATTCAAGGCGGTTGTCGCTGGGGCGCAGCGTCTCCCGGCTGACGGTCCGGCCGTCAAGCGCGGCGTCACCGCGGGCCCGGCCAAGCGGACCGCTGCCAAGAAGACCGTCGCCAAGAAGGCGCCGGCCAAGAAGGCGGCGGTCAAGAAGGCGCCGGCCAAGAAGGCGGCGACCAAGGCACCGGCCAAGAAGGCGGCTGTCAAGAAGGCTCCCGCCAAGAAGGCGGCGGTCAAGAAGGCGCCGGCCAAGAAGGCCGCGACCAAGGCACCGGCCAAGAAGGCGGCTGTCAAGAAGGCTCCCGCCAAGAAGGCCGCGACCAAGGCACCGGCCAAGAAGGCCGCGACCAAGGCGCCCGCCAAGAAGGTGGCTGCCAAGAAGGCCCCGGCCAAGAAGGGCCGCAAGTAA
- a CDS encoding Lrp/AsnC ligand binding domain-containing protein, translated as MVEAYVLIQTEVGRAEVVAKQLAGLPGVVSAEYVTGPYDVVLRLNAETLAALQSDVVPAVQQVPGITRTLTCPIANAGRP; from the coding sequence GTGGTGGAGGCTTACGTGCTGATCCAGACCGAGGTGGGCCGCGCCGAAGTCGTCGCCAAACAGCTCGCCGGACTGCCGGGCGTGGTCTCCGCCGAATACGTGACCGGGCCCTATGACGTGGTCTTGCGACTCAATGCCGAAACGTTGGCAGCACTGCAGTCCGATGTGGTGCCTGCGGTGCAGCAGGTACCCGGGATCACCCGGACCCTGACCTGCCCGATCGCCAACGCCGGCCGGCCATAG
- a CDS encoding RNA degradosome polyphosphate kinase: MSEATEAEPGTRSDTSRRDTATAVSGQSDESSAPEAPPAATSPAVDNALPEDRYLNRELSWLDFNARVLALAADTSLPLLERAKFLAIFASNLDEFYMVRVAGLKRRDEMGLSVRSADGLSPREQLRRINERTQQIASRHASVFFNSVRPALAEEGIVIVNWAQLDESERAKLSTYFHEQVFPVLTPLAVDPAHPFPFVSGLSLNLAITVKHPEDGGQHFARIKVPDNVGRFVELSGPAESTVVRFLPMEELIAAFLPVLFPGLEIVEHHAFRITRNADFEVEEDRDEDLLQALERELARRRFGSPVRLEVSDDMTESMLELLLRELDVDPGDVIELPGLLDLSALWQIYGVDRPALKDRPFVPATPPAFGERETPKSIFSTLRDGDVLVHHPYDSFSTTVQRFIEQAAADPNVLAIKQTLYRTSGDSPIVNALIDAAEAGKQVVALVEIKARFDEQANIKWARALEQAGVHVVYGLIGLKTHCKTCLVVRREGSTIRRYCHIGTGNYNPKTARLYEDVGLLTADPDIGADLTDLFNSLTGYSRKDAYRNLLVAPRGVRKGIIERIDREIAAHHEGAETGIRLKANALVDEQVIDALYRASQAGVPVEIVVRGICALRPGVPGYSDNITVRSILGRFLEHSRIIHFRAINEFWIGSADMMHRNLDRRVEVMAQVKDPRLTAQLNEVFESAMDPATRCWELRHDAHWTALPQEGQTVRDHQVSLMERHRHP; the protein is encoded by the coding sequence ATGAGCGAAGCCACCGAAGCCGAGCCAGGTACCCGATCGGACACCTCCCGACGGGACACCGCGACGGCCGTATCGGGGCAGTCCGACGAGTCATCGGCACCTGAAGCGCCACCGGCGGCCACCTCGCCCGCCGTGGACAACGCGCTGCCCGAGGACCGGTACCTCAACCGCGAGCTGAGCTGGCTGGACTTCAACGCCCGGGTCCTGGCCCTGGCCGCCGACACCTCGCTGCCCTTGCTCGAGCGAGCGAAGTTCCTGGCGATCTTCGCGTCCAATCTCGACGAGTTCTACATGGTCCGGGTGGCCGGCCTCAAACGCCGCGACGAGATGGGACTTTCGGTGCGCTCGGCCGACGGCCTGTCCCCGCGCGAACAGTTGCGTCGCATCAACGAACGCACCCAGCAGATCGCCAGCCGTCACGCCAGCGTGTTCTTCAACTCGGTCCGCCCGGCCCTGGCCGAAGAGGGCATCGTCATCGTCAACTGGGCCCAGCTCGACGAGTCCGAACGCGCGAAGCTCTCCACCTACTTCCATGAGCAGGTGTTCCCGGTCCTCACCCCGCTGGCGGTGGATCCGGCGCACCCGTTCCCGTTCGTCAGCGGCCTGAGCCTGAACCTGGCGATCACCGTCAAGCATCCCGAGGACGGCGGCCAACATTTCGCCAGGATCAAGGTGCCCGACAACGTCGGCCGTTTCGTCGAACTCAGCGGCCCCGCCGAATCGACGGTGGTGCGGTTCCTGCCCATGGAGGAACTGATCGCGGCGTTCCTGCCGGTGTTGTTCCCCGGTCTCGAAATCGTCGAGCACCACGCATTCCGGATCACCCGCAACGCCGACTTCGAGGTCGAAGAGGATCGCGACGAGGACCTGCTGCAAGCGCTGGAACGCGAACTGGCCCGCAGGCGGTTCGGCTCGCCGGTCCGGCTGGAAGTGTCCGACGACATGACCGAGAGCATGCTCGAACTGCTGCTGCGGGAACTGGACGTGGACCCCGGCGATGTCATCGAGTTGCCTGGGCTGCTGGATCTCTCCGCGCTGTGGCAGATCTACGGCGTGGATCGGCCCGCCCTCAAGGACCGGCCGTTCGTGCCCGCCACCCCACCGGCTTTCGGCGAACGTGAGACGCCGAAGAGCATTTTCTCCACCCTGCGCGACGGGGATGTGCTGGTGCATCATCCTTATGACTCGTTCTCCACCACGGTTCAGCGCTTCATCGAGCAGGCCGCCGCCGATCCCAACGTGCTGGCGATCAAGCAGACGCTGTACCGGACCTCCGGTGACTCCCCGATCGTCAACGCCCTGATCGATGCCGCCGAGGCGGGCAAGCAGGTGGTGGCGCTCGTCGAGATCAAGGCTCGCTTCGATGAGCAGGCCAACATCAAGTGGGCCAGGGCACTCGAACAGGCCGGGGTGCATGTGGTCTACGGGTTGATCGGACTCAAGACGCACTGCAAGACCTGCCTCGTGGTGCGGCGCGAGGGGTCGACGATCCGGCGCTACTGCCACATCGGTACCGGCAACTACAACCCGAAAACCGCACGCCTGTATGAGGACGTGGGGTTGCTCACGGCCGATCCCGACATCGGCGCCGACCTCACCGACTTGTTCAATTCTCTGACCGGGTATTCCCGTAAGGACGCCTACCGCAATCTGCTGGTGGCGCCGCGCGGGGTGCGCAAGGGCATCATCGAGCGCATCGACCGCGAGATCGCCGCCCATCATGAGGGAGCCGAGACCGGAATCCGGTTGAAAGCCAACGCACTGGTCGACGAACAGGTGATCGATGCGCTCTACCGGGCCTCGCAAGCCGGGGTCCCGGTCGAGATCGTGGTGCGGGGTATCTGCGCCTTACGTCCCGGTGTTCCGGGGTACTCCGACAACATCACGGTGCGCTCGATCCTCGGACGCTTCCTGGAGCACTCGCGCATTATTCACTTCCGCGCCATCAACGAGTTCTGGATCGGCAGTGCGGACATGATGCATCGTAATCTGGACCGCCGCGTCGAAGTGATGGCTCAGGTCAAGGATCCGAGGCTGACCGCTCAACTCAACGAGGTGTTCGAGTCCGCGATGGATCCGGCCACCCGGTGCTGGGAGTTACGACACGACGCTCACTGGACGGCGCTGCCCCAGGAGGGACAGACAGTCCGCGACCACCAGGTGTCGCTGATGGAACGTCACCGGCACCCCTGA
- a CDS encoding D-alanine--D-alanine ligase family protein, with product MTARNQTGSRTRVAVVYGGRSSEHAISCVSAGSILRNLDPERFEVVAVGITPDGSWMLTDGSPETLAITDGRLPEVTETSGTELALPAAPNRSGQLLALSNGPGELLAAVDVVFPVLHGPYGEDGTIQGLLELAGIPYVGSGVLSSAAGMDKEFTKKLLVAEGLPIGDFVVLRPSRDGSDPTLDLEQRERLGLPVFVKPARGGSSIGVSRVAAWDELPAAIELARRHDPKVIVEAAIPGRELECGVLEFPDGQIEASTVGEIRVAGVRGREDGFYDFATKYLVDAAELDVPAKVDDAVSEEVRRLAVRAFTAVDCQGLARVDFFLTDDGPVINEINTMPGFTTISMFPRMWAASGVDYPTLLTAMVETALARGTGLR from the coding sequence GTGACAGCCCGCAATCAGACCGGATCCCGCACCCGCGTCGCCGTCGTCTACGGCGGGCGTAGCTCTGAGCACGCGATTTCCTGCGTGTCGGCAGGCAGCATCCTGCGCAACCTCGACCCGGAGCGATTCGAGGTCGTCGCCGTCGGGATCACCCCCGACGGCTCGTGGATGTTGACCGACGGAAGTCCGGAGACGCTCGCGATCACCGACGGCCGGCTGCCCGAGGTGACCGAGACATCCGGGACCGAGCTCGCACTGCCTGCCGCCCCGAATCGCAGCGGTCAGCTGTTGGCGCTGAGCAACGGTCCCGGTGAGCTGTTGGCCGCCGTCGACGTGGTCTTCCCGGTGCTGCACGGCCCCTACGGCGAGGACGGCACGATCCAGGGCCTGCTGGAGTTGGCCGGTATCCCCTACGTGGGCTCCGGTGTGTTGTCGAGCGCCGCGGGCATGGACAAGGAGTTCACCAAGAAGCTGCTCGTCGCCGAGGGCCTGCCGATCGGCGACTTCGTGGTGCTGCGTCCCAGCCGCGACGGTTCTGATCCGACCCTGGATCTGGAGCAGCGGGAGCGCCTCGGTCTGCCGGTGTTCGTCAAGCCTGCCCGGGGTGGCTCGTCGATCGGCGTCAGCCGGGTCGCGGCGTGGGATGAGCTGCCCGCGGCGATCGAACTCGCGCGCCGTCACGATCCGAAGGTCATCGTCGAGGCCGCGATCCCGGGGCGCGAACTGGAATGCGGCGTACTCGAATTCCCCGACGGCCAGATCGAAGCCAGCACCGTGGGCGAGATCCGGGTGGCCGGTGTGCGCGGACGCGAGGACGGCTTCTACGACTTCGCCACCAAATACCTTGTCGACGCAGCCGAATTGGATGTGCCCGCCAAGGTCGACGACGCCGTCTCCGAGGAGGTCCGCCGGTTGGCGGTACGTGCCTTCACCGCGGTCGACTGCCAGGGGTTGGCCCGCGTCGACTTCTTCCTGACCGACGACGGACCGGTGATCAACGAGATCAACACGATGCCGGGGTTCACGACCATCTCGATGTTCCCGCGGATGTGGGCGGCCAGCGGCGTCGACTATCCGACACTGCTGACGGCGATGGTCGAGACCGCACTGGCGCGCGGTACCGGCCTGCGCTGA
- the cofC gene encoding 2-phospho-L-lactate guanylyltransferase — translation MSGSRSGNAAATPTADVALVIAVKRLSAAKTRLAPIFSAATREAVVLAMLVDTVTAASSIAPVTVVTPDETAAEAARQLGARVLMDPTPPGHRDPLNNAITEAEAELRAAAPNIVVLQGDLPALQPQELAEALSLARGYQRSFVGDRHGTGTAALFAFGTALAPHFGSDSAARHRHSGAIELTGAWPGLRCDIDTPDDLQAARRLGVGTATARTLGRHATR, via the coding sequence ATGAGCGGCTCCCGAAGCGGCAACGCCGCGGCCACGCCGACCGCTGACGTCGCCCTCGTGATCGCGGTGAAACGGCTGTCAGCCGCCAAAACCCGGCTGGCGCCCATCTTCTCCGCAGCCACCCGCGAGGCCGTGGTGCTGGCCATGCTCGTCGACACCGTCACCGCCGCGTCGTCCATCGCACCGGTCACCGTCGTCACCCCCGACGAGACCGCGGCGGAGGCTGCCCGGCAGCTCGGCGCCAGGGTACTGATGGACCCGACACCACCCGGTCATCGTGACCCACTCAACAACGCCATCACCGAGGCCGAGGCCGAGCTTCGCGCCGCGGCACCGAATATCGTTGTCCTCCAAGGGGATCTTCCTGCCCTGCAACCCCAGGAGTTGGCCGAGGCCCTGTCCCTGGCCCGCGGTTATCAACGCAGTTTCGTCGGCGATCGGCACGGCACGGGAACCGCGGCGCTGTTCGCGTTCGGCACTGCCCTGGCTCCGCACTTCGGATCCGATTCGGCTGCGCGCCATCGTCACTCCGGTGCCATCGAACTCACCGGTGCCTGGCCCGGTCTGCGCTGCGATATCGACACTCCCGACGATTTGCAGGCGGCCCGGCGTCTCGGCGTCGGCACCGCAACGGCACGCACCCTCGGCAGGCATGCCACCAGGTAG
- a CDS encoding DUF3515 domain-containing protein: MTDSHAADGPPRALLIAALVVAVSVLITVLGIAASRQRSPEQQPVAIPSIPAPQADSQQCHDLLNALPQQLGDFRRAPTVDPTPPGTAAWRAEPDTEPVVLRCGLERPTDFVIGTPLQVVDEIQWFRVGDAGPGSEADDQGRSTWYAVDRPVYVALTLPAGSGPTPIQQISGQIARTMPAQEPAPAG, encoded by the coding sequence GTGACCGACTCGCACGCCGCCGATGGACCGCCCCGCGCCCTGCTGATCGCGGCGCTCGTCGTTGCGGTCTCGGTGCTGATCACGGTCCTCGGTATCGCGGCGTCCCGGCAGCGCTCACCCGAGCAGCAACCCGTCGCCATCCCGTCGATACCTGCACCCCAGGCCGACAGCCAACAATGCCACGACCTCCTGAACGCACTGCCACAACAGCTCGGAGATTTTCGGCGTGCCCCGACGGTGGACCCGACCCCGCCGGGCACCGCGGCCTGGCGTGCCGAGCCCGACACCGAGCCGGTCGTCCTTCGCTGCGGGCTGGAGCGCCCCACCGATTTCGTCATCGGCACTCCGCTGCAGGTGGTCGACGAGATCCAGTGGTTCCGGGTCGGCGACGCAGGCCCGGGGAGCGAGGCCGATGATCAGGGCCGCAGCACCTGGTACGCGGTCGACCGCCCGGTGTACGTCGCCCTCACTCTGCCGGCCGGGTCAGGGCCGACACCCATTCAGCAGATCTCCGGTCAGATCGCCCGCACCATGCCCGCCCAGGAGCCCGCGCCGGCGGGCTGA
- a CDS encoding NAD(P)H-dependent glycerol-3-phosphate dehydrogenase, with amino-acid sequence MGAGAWGTALAKVLADAGNPVTMWARRPEVADEINTEHRNSRYLGDVVLPSTIRATSDPAEALAGACTVLLGVPAQQLRANLAGWKHLIGDDVTLVSLAKGIELGSLMRMSQVIVQVTGVDPSRVAVVTGPNLASEIADEQPAATVVACSDSGRAVTLQRALATGYFRPYTNADVVGAEVGGACKNVIALACGMAVGVGLGENTVAAIITRGLAEVMRLGIALGATPATLAGLAGVGDLVATCTSRRSRNRTFGERLGKGGTMESALIAAGGHVAEGVASCESVLALASSYGVEMPLTDAVHRVCHKGLSVHEAVAGLLGRSTKPE; translated from the coding sequence ATGGGTGCCGGTGCGTGGGGGACGGCGCTGGCCAAGGTGCTGGCGGACGCGGGAAATCCGGTGACGATGTGGGCACGGCGTCCAGAGGTTGCCGACGAGATCAACACCGAGCATCGCAACAGTCGGTATCTCGGGGACGTCGTGCTGCCGTCGACCATCCGGGCCACCTCGGATCCGGCCGAGGCGCTGGCCGGCGCCTGCACGGTGCTGCTCGGTGTTCCGGCCCAGCAGCTTCGGGCGAACCTGGCGGGGTGGAAGCACCTGATCGGTGACGACGTGACCCTGGTGAGCCTGGCCAAGGGAATCGAGCTCGGCTCGCTCATGCGGATGAGTCAGGTGATCGTGCAGGTAACCGGTGTCGATCCGTCCCGGGTCGCGGTGGTGACCGGGCCGAACCTGGCCAGCGAGATCGCCGACGAGCAGCCCGCGGCCACCGTCGTGGCCTGCAGTGACTCCGGACGGGCGGTCACGCTGCAACGCGCACTCGCCACCGGATACTTCCGGCCCTATACCAACGCCGACGTGGTCGGCGCCGAAGTCGGCGGCGCCTGCAAGAACGTGATTGCGCTGGCCTGCGGGATGGCGGTGGGCGTGGGGCTGGGGGAGAACACCGTGGCCGCCATCATCACCCGCGGCCTGGCCGAGGTCATGCGGCTGGGTATCGCGCTGGGCGCCACCCCCGCGACGCTGGCCGGGTTGGCCGGTGTCGGAGACCTTGTGGCCACCTGCACCTCGAGGCGTTCCCGTAACCGCACCTTCGGTGAGCGGCTGGGCAAGGGCGGCACCATGGAATCGGCGTTGATCGCCGCGGGCGGACATGTCGCCGAGGGCGTGGCCTCGTGTGAATCGGTGCTGGCGCTGGCATCCAGTTACGGTGTCGAGATGCCGTTGACCGACGCCGTTCATCGGGTGTGCCACAAAGGATTGTCGGTTCACGAAGCAGTCGCAGGGCTATTGGGGCGCAGCACCAAACCGGAGTGA
- a CDS encoding cystathionine gamma-lyase, with amino-acid sequence MDGLYGDSTRSVKAVGLKSIPGQPVAPVPVPASTFHLSSDEAEPLDSYGRSSNPSWRQLEAAFAELEGAAAALTFASGMAAITSALRVLAKPGSTLVVPADGYYQVRRYATEYLAPQGITVIEASVADICEASARADVVLAETPANPGLDVVDLHRLAMACRSRGATLVVDNTTATPLGQQPLSLGADLVVASATKSLSGHSDLVAGYVAGSQPELMAALERDRLLAGPILGAFEAWLVLRSLGSAGLRFERQCQNAAALAMLLRSHPAVRSVRYPGLPEDPAHELAATQMKRFGGLVSIELADAAAVHALVERSALLIASTSFGGIHTSVDRRARWGDPVPAGFARISAGIEDTEDLLSDVEQALQR; translated from the coding sequence ATGGACGGCTTGTACGGAGATTCCACTCGGAGCGTCAAAGCTGTTGGTCTGAAATCGATTCCAGGGCAGCCGGTGGCGCCGGTCCCGGTGCCGGCGTCCACGTTCCATCTCTCATCCGACGAAGCTGAGCCGCTGGACAGCTACGGCCGCAGCTCCAACCCGTCGTGGCGGCAGCTCGAAGCGGCGTTCGCTGAACTGGAAGGGGCTGCCGCCGCGCTCACGTTCGCATCGGGCATGGCCGCGATCACCTCGGCTCTGCGGGTGCTGGCCAAACCGGGATCCACGCTTGTGGTCCCCGCCGACGGCTACTACCAGGTCCGTCGGTACGCGACGGAATACCTTGCGCCACAGGGTATTACGGTGATAGAGGCGAGTGTTGCCGACATCTGTGAGGCGTCCGCCCGAGCTGACGTGGTGCTTGCCGAGACACCGGCCAATCCGGGGCTCGACGTCGTCGACCTGCACCGGCTGGCGATGGCCTGCCGCAGTCGCGGCGCCACGCTCGTCGTCGACAACACCACCGCCACACCGCTGGGCCAGCAACCGCTTTCGCTCGGCGCCGACCTCGTGGTGGCAAGTGCCACGAAATCACTGTCAGGGCACAGCGATCTGGTGGCCGGCTACGTGGCGGGCAGTCAGCCCGAGCTGATGGCCGCGCTGGAGCGCGACCGGCTGCTGGCCGGGCCCATCCTGGGCGCGTTCGAGGCCTGGTTGGTGCTGCGCAGCCTCGGCAGTGCCGGACTGCGCTTCGAACGGCAGTGCCAGAACGCGGCGGCCCTGGCGATGCTGCTGCGCAGCCATCCGGCGGTGCGCTCGGTGCGCTATCCCGGGCTGCCCGAAGATCCGGCACACGAGCTGGCGGCCACCCAGATGAAGCGTTTCGGCGGACTGGTGTCGATAGAGCTGGCCGATGCCGCCGCGGTGCATGCCCTGGTGGAGCGCAGTGCGCTGCTCATCGCCTCGACCAGCTTCGGCGGGATCCACACCTCGGTCGACCGCCGGGCCCGCTGGGGCGACCCCGTGCCCGCCGGTTTCGCCCGCATCTCGGCCGGGATCGAAGACACCGAAGACCTGCTCTCCGACGTGGAGCAGGCACTGCAGCGATGA